GCGGCGTCGGTAGTGGTAGACTTGCCGCCACTCGTGAAGTGGAGCGTGGTGCTCATCGCGGGCGGAGCGGCCGGCATCACGCAGGGCGCCTCGGTACTCACGCGCTTCAAGTCGACCACGCTCACCGGCGGTGTGGGGAATCCCGTGGTGTCGACCATGGAGCTGATCGGCGCCGTGCTCACGAGCGTGCTGGCGATCTTCCTGCCGCTCGTGGCGCTGTTGGCCGTGGTGCTGTCGCTGGTGTTGGTGACGCGAAAAGTCGGACGCCTCGCGTTTGGTCGTCGGGCCGCGCGCGCCATCGCGCCGCCCAGCGCCCCGCCGGGCTCAGGCCCGCCGCGCATTCCGCGCGGTGGCCGCTAGAGGCGGTGGCCGCTAGACGCAGTGGCCGCTAGACGCAGTGGCCGCTAGACGCGGTGGCCGCTAGACGCAGTGGCCGCTAGACGCGGTGGCCGAGCGTCGCTCTTACCGGTACTCGCCCCTACCGTCCCGCCGAAAACCCTTCGCGCTGCAGCGCCTCCACCACCCGCGAGCGCAGGGCATTCGCGTCAGGGGCGTCGGTGCCGACGGCCTCGCGTTGGCTCGATGACAGCGCACTGAGAAACGTGCGGGCGAACTGAAAGTGCTCGACGCACGCCGCGCAGCGCTCCACGTGCGCCGACACTTCGGCCATGCGCGTAGCATCGAGCTCATGGTCGAGATAGTCCCAGAGCCGCTGTACGGCCGTACGGCAGTCGATCGGCTCCGTGGCGACGTCGGTGGATGTGGTCATTGATCGGGGCCGGTTGACGTGTTGGAGACTGCAGCCTTGGTGACGCCAAGATCTCGGGCATACTCGAACAGCTGTTCCTGCAACAAGCGACGCGCGCGAAACAAGCGCGACCGGATCGTGCCGACGGGCACCTCGGCCACCTGCGCCGCCTCCTCGTACGACAGTCCCTCCACATCGACCAGCGTGACCGCCGCCCGATACGGCGCGGCGAGCTGCTCGATGGCGTCGCGGATTGCCGGACCGACATCGATGCTGCACACGTACGCATCGAGCCCCGTGCGTTGCGCTGCCACATGCCCCATCACGGCGCCCATCGTTTCCAGCTCGGCGTCGCCGCCGTCGCTGGAGAGCACCACCCGCTGCTCGCGCTCGTGAATGCGGAGAAAGGCGTGATGACAGATGCTGAATAACCAGCGTCGCACGTCGGAGCCCTGCTGAAACGACGCGTAGCCGCGATACGCGCGCAGGAAGGTTTCCTGCACGAGATCGTCGGCTGCGCTGTCGTTACGGGTAAGGGACCGGGCAAAGCGCGCGACGTCGGGAAGACAGGTCAACGCACGTCGCTCGAATTCGGCGTCGCGATCGGTCATGCCGCACGTAGCCCGGTCGGAGGCGGAAAGTTCCCGGGAACTCGGACCGGCGGTCGGGTCTACGTGAAGGCATGTCCAGCTCCCGCCGTCATCACCCCATCGCCCGGATCACCCATTGGGTCAGTGCCATCGCACTGACCGTGATGGCGGCCTCCGGTATGCGCATTTTCAACGCCGCGCCGTTCTTCGCGCGAAAAGGCGACGCGCCGTTTGCGTGGTGGCCGTGGGAGGGCACGCCGATTCCCGCCGTGCTCACCCTCGGCGGCTGGCTCGGCGGGGCGCGCCACTGGCACTTCGCCATGATGTGGCTGCTGGTAGCCAATGCGCTGGTGTATCTCGTGCACCTGTTCCGGCACGGACGGTGGCGTACGATCGTCCCGCGCGTGAATGCCTGGCGCGACGCAATCGAGATGGCGCGCTTCTACCTGTATGTCCGTAAGGACCATCCGGTGCAGGGCAAGCACAACGCGCTGCAGCAGTACGCGTACACCAGCATGCTGCTGATCGGCGCCGTGATGGTGACGAGCGGTGTGGCGATCTGGAAGCCGGTGTCGTTGTCGTGGCTCACCAATCTGTACGGCGGCTATGCGCTGGCACGCTGGTGGCACTTCGCCGCCATGCTGGCACTCGGGCTGCTCGTGCTGGTGCACGTGATCATGGTGTTCACCGTCGACCCGTATGCACTGCGCGCGATGACGACCGGCGGCTACGACGAAGACCGGTGGTCGCCGGAAGCGCGCAACGCGCGCCCGCTGTCGAACCTGCTGCCGCGGAGCAAGAAGCCATGAGTGGACCCACCGACCGTCGGATGTTTCTGCGACTGCTCAGTCTTGGGATAACGGCCCCACTGATCGCCGCGTGCAACGCACAGGGTACGCCGGGCATGCTCCAACTGCTCGATCTCGTGGGCACCAAGAACGAGAAGCTGGAGCGCTGGCTGCTGAGTCGCGCCGGCAATGACCGCGTAAAGCCCGGCGTGCGCACGGCGGGCGCGAAATTTCCTAGCTACTTCATTTCCGACAGTGTGCCGACGTGGGACCCGGCGGTGTCTGGTGCGTGGCAGCTCGTCGTGGATGGCGCCGTCCGCACCCCGCTGCGACTCGATCTCGCACAGCTGCAACGACTGGCCACGCGCACGCAGACGGTGAATCACTACTGCGTGGAGGGATGGACCGCCGCCGTCAAGTTTCAAGGGGTACCCATGTCCACGCTGGCCAAGATGGCGCAGCCCACGCGCGATGCCGGCTTCGTAGACTTCTCGTCGTTCGACGAGGGCTACCACGAAAGCTGGGACATCGAGAGCACGATGCATCCGCAAACCATGGTCGCCATCGCCAAAGACGGAGAGCTGTTGTCACCGCGCTATGGCGCACCGGCGCGCGTGCACTCACCGGTGAAGCTGGGCTACAAGAACACCAAGTACCTCACGCGCATCACCTTCATGCCGAAGGCGAACGGCGGGTACTGGAGTGACCTCGGTTACGAATGGTACGGCGGAACGTGAGGTGCCTACGGCGCTACACCGGCTTTGCTACCATGCACCACACCGCGTAGAGCAGCGGCGCGGTCGCTGTCCATCCGGCGACGTTCCATCGCGTGTAGGCGCGCACCAGCAGCGTGTCATCGTCCTGACTCGTGCCACTGCGGAGCATGACGCGCTGCGCCGGCACCAGCCACACGAGCCACATGATGGTCGAGACGGCCAGCGCTACGACTGCCTGGCGGATCCACGGCGTTCCCCACAGCGGATAGCCGCGGCCGATGGCCAGCGACACGCCGGTGATCGTGAGCAGCGCGCCACCGCCTACGGTAAAGAGCCAATCGGTGAGGACAATCGCACGCGCCGCGACCCCGAAATCGTGGGTGTGGCGCGCACGGAAAAAGATCGCCGTCCAGATGCCGGTCACGATCACGTTGCCGACGAACAGGATCGCCGCCAGTACGTGCAGCGCCTTGAGCGACGACAGCAGCGTGGGGGACACGCGCCTTACGGCTTGACCGGCGTGATCACGATGTTGCGATACTCCACCGTGGTATGATCGCCCTGCAGATAGATCGGCCCCGGTGCTCCTTCATCGCTGTCGAGCGCACCGCCGGTGATGCCGGGAATGACCTGATCGGCGATGACGGTCTTGCCGTTGAGCACCACCGTCACGCGACGACCGATCAGCGTGATGTCATACGTGTTCCACACGCCTGGGCCCTTGGCCGCGTTCTCATTGGGCACCAGAAATCCATACACGCCGCCGATGTGGGTGGAGTTGAGCTCAGCGTCGCTGATATCCTCAACCTGCACTTCATGCCGACCGCGCAGATACACGCCACTGTTGCCGTTCTTCGGGTAGCGGAACTCGATGTGCAAGGTGAAGTCGGTGAACTTGGCGTCGGTCATCAGATTGGCGCCTGGCTTGGTGTTGGTGAGCACCGAGCTCACCACCTTCCAGTTGTTCGTACCGCCGAACGACCTCCACCCACTGAGATCGCGACCGTTGAACAGCGTCACCGGCGCGCCCCACACCGGCGCGACCGTACGACGTAACGCCGGCGCGCGTTTACCCGTAAACGATTGACGTTCGCCGCCCGATGTCACGATGGTCCCGGTGAGCATGTCGTTGGCCAGCGTGCCTTCGAACGTCATGTCCTTGTTCGCGGCGTCCCACTGCGGCGGGATGGCGAAGCGCATCGTGTTGTCGGCGTACGTGACTTTGGCAATCGGACGCGCACTGCCACCGCCGGCCACGAAGCGGCCCACCAGCGTGCGATTGCCCGACAACGAGACTTCCACCCACGACGGATACGGCCCATTGGCACCTTGCACCGTGAGATCCCATCGTCCGATCACGGGAGCATTGGCCTGCGCACCAGCGGTCGTTGAGAGCGAGGCGACAAGGGCAGCACTCACGATAGCAAAATGGCGGGTCATCCGGTTGATCCTTTGGAAAGTGTAGGGCGCGCCTCCGCGGAGACCGACAGAGCGGCGCGATGAATGGCGGCGCGAATGCGTGGGTAGGTGCCGCACCGACAGAGATTCGCCTGCATGGCTGTGTCGATGTCTTCATCGGTCGGTGTCGCTTTCGCGTTCAGCAGTGCCACGGCCGACATCACCTGTCCCGACTGACAGTACCCGCACTGCGGCACGTCGAGCGCGGCCCAACTGCCTTGTACCGCTTCCGCCACCGGTCCGCGGAGTCCTTCGATGGTGGTGATCGCCTTGCCGGCAGCGGCCGACACCGGCGTGACGCACGAGGGCACGGGCACGCCGTTTACGTGCACCATGCACGCACCGCAGGCCGCGATGCCGCAGCCGAACTTCGTACCCGGTAGCCCAAGCGTCTGGCGCAGCACCCAGAGCAACGGCGTGTCAGCATCGACAGTGACTGACGCAGGAGTGCCGTTCACCACCAGCGCGATCGGCTCAACGTCGGGCGCCGTCATGACGAGGCCTCACTCGGCATACGCAACGGCAGCGAGCGCAGGCGCGTGCCGGTGAGCGTGAACAGCGCGTTCGCCACGGCGGGCGCGATAGGTGGGAGTCCCGGCTCGCCGACACCAGACGGCACGTCGAGACTGAGCACAATGTGCGTTTCGATCACGGGACACTCGTCGATGCGCAACAGGCGATATTCGTGAAAGTTCGACTGACGCGGCGTACCGCCCTCGATCACCAGCTCGCCGTTGAGGGCCGCCGAGAGTCCGTCGATGATACCGCTTTCGATTTGCTGCGTGATGATGTTCGGATTCACCGCGAGTCCACAGTCGACCGCGGCCACCACGCGATGCACACGAATGCGTCCGTCGGCCGCCACTGAGACTTCCGCGACTTCTGCTACGATCGAGCCGAAAGCGGCGTGCAGCGCGATGCCCCGCGCACGGGGGCGGCCATCAGGTGCCGGCGCGAGCGGTGTACCCCATCCACTCTTCTCCGTCGCAAGCTGCAACACGCGCAATGCGCGCGGATGAGACTGCAGCATGGTGGCGCGATACGCCGCCGGGTCCTGCTTGGCCACCGCTGCGAGTTCGTCGATGAAGCTCTCCACGAAGAACGCGTGATGC
This region of Gemmatimonas groenlandica genomic DNA includes:
- a CDS encoding molybdopterin-dependent oxidoreductase, which encodes MSGPTDRRMFLRLLSLGITAPLIAACNAQGTPGMLQLLDLVGTKNEKLERWLLSRAGNDRVKPGVRTAGAKFPSYFISDSVPTWDPAVSGAWQLVVDGAVRTPLRLDLAQLQRLATRTQTVNHYCVEGWTAAVKFQGVPMSTLAKMAQPTRDAGFVDFSSFDEGYHESWDIESTMHPQTMVAIAKDGELLSPRYGAPARVHSPVKLGYKNTKYLTRITFMPKANGGYWSDLGYEWYGGT
- a CDS encoding cytochrome b/b6 domain-containing protein, which translates into the protein MSSSRRHHPIARITHWVSAIALTVMAASGMRIFNAAPFFARKGDAPFAWWPWEGTPIPAVLTLGGWLGGARHWHFAMMWLLVANALVYLVHLFRHGRWRTIVPRVNAWRDAIEMARFYLYVRKDHPVQGKHNALQQYAYTSMLLIGAVMVTSGVAIWKPVSLSWLTNLYGGYALARWWHFAAMLALGLLVLVHVIMVFTVDPYALRAMTTGGYDEDRWSPEARNARPLSNLLPRSKKP
- a CDS encoding 3-keto-disaccharide hydrolase, with amino-acid sequence MSAALVASLSTTAGAQANAPVIGRWDLTVQGANGPYPSWVEVSLSGNRTLVGRFVAGGGSARPIAKVTYADNTMRFAIPPQWDAANKDMTFEGTLANDMLTGTIVTSGGERQSFTGKRAPALRRTVAPVWGAPVTLFNGRDLSGWRSFGGTNNWKVVSSVLTNTKPGANLMTDAKFTDFTLHIEFRYPKNGNSGVYLRGRHEVQVEDISDAELNSTHIGGVYGFLVPNENAAKGPGVWNTYDITLIGRRVTVVLNGKTVIADQVIPGITGGALDSDEGAPGPIYLQGDHTTVEYRNIVITPVKP
- a CDS encoding DUF2269 family protein; its protein translation is MSPTLLSSLKALHVLAAILFVGNVIVTGIWTAIFFRARHTHDFGVAARAIVLTDWLFTVGGGALLTITGVSLAIGRGYPLWGTPWIRQAVVALAVSTIMWLVWLVPAQRVMLRSGTSQDDDTLLVRAYTRWNVAGWTATAPLLYAVWCMVAKPV
- a CDS encoding (2Fe-2S)-binding protein, giving the protein MTAPDVEPIALVVNGTPASVTVDADTPLLWVLRQTLGLPGTKFGCGIAACGACMVHVNGVPVPSCVTPVSAAAGKAITTIEGLRGPVAEAVQGSWAALDVPQCGYCQSGQVMSAVALLNAKATPTDEDIDTAMQANLCRCGTYPRIRAAIHRAALSVSAEARPTLSKGSTG
- a CDS encoding sigma-70 family RNA polymerase sigma factor; translation: MTDRDAEFERRALTCLPDVARFARSLTRNDSAADDLVQETFLRAYRGYASFQQGSDVRRWLFSICHHAFLRIHEREQRVVLSSDGGDAELETMGAVMGHVAAQRTGLDAYVCSIDVGPAIRDAIEQLAAPYRAAVTLVDVEGLSYEEAAQVAEVPVGTIRSRLFRARRLLQEQLFEYARDLGVTKAAVSNTSTGPDQ
- a CDS encoding DUF4126 domain-containing protein is translated as MRPDAFLTSDALLGVAIGLGLAAAAGFRVFVPLLAAAIAAKTGVLELSPGFSWLATTPAIAALAIATLLEIGAYAVPWIDQLLDVIATPTALVAGMLAAASVVVDLPPLVKWSVVLIAGGAAGITQGASVLTRFKSTTLTGGVGNPVVSTMELIGAVLTSVLAIFLPLVALLAVVLSLVLVTRKVGRLAFGRRAARAIAPPSAPPGSGPPRIPRGGR
- a CDS encoding anti-sigma factor family protein, which produces MTTSTDVATEPIDCRTAVQRLWDYLDHELDATRMAEVSAHVERCAACVEHFQFARTFLSALSSSQREAVGTDAPDANALRSRVVEALQREGFSAGR